The sequence agactccaagtacaaaataaaatgtaattaatggctaaaaaggtggattttggatgtcccctttaaaacaaattcacaGACCTGCATCCCAAATGTTGTGATTCgattcaaacacattttaaaaaccaaaattaGTGtggtatgtaaacctctgactaCAGCTGTCGATATACAATATGTTTGATAAAGACACATGCTTTTGAAGTCATGGGTTAGAAAACATGATTAAAAGAAGATTTTATTTAAGTTGCTCCTCATTAAACATGTTTATGTGTGTAAACCTGAAAAAAAACAGTGATTGTAGACACACTAGCAATGTAAGAAACAAAATTTGTAAGAATTATAAAAAGCCTTACATCTATTTAGCTAGGTTATAACATTCATATTTCTATTGCTGGTTTACAGTACCCTGCAAACTTAAAGTCTAAATCAAACAtactttattattgttttaatgtaCAGAAAGTAAATCAAGTCATAGCTGATACAACATTACCGAAGAATtcctaatattatttaatagaCAGTATACCAAGTCTAAATGTACTTTGTCAGTTTACATTTGAGTTGATAGACAaattagtatatatatatatatatttgagtgCACAACAGTCAACGGTGAACCTGTTTTtcaacagaaagaaaactgTAGTCTGGTAACAGCTTTGACAGAGAAACGTTTCAAAAAACTGTTTGGGATTCAGCTCTTCCTTTCTGTGACGCTGTTACCATGACACTGCTTCATGCTTTGTCCATAAAAATGAGTGCTAAAAGTAAAGCGCCGTGACTACAAAGTTCAGGAAGCTAAATGAAGCTGCCACATTGTGTGTCAAAAGCACGTGAGAGGTCCAAACAGCAGTGTTCGAAATTAGATGTGAAAATCCTGGCTTAGTGTTTGACCCAGTCCaagaaaatccaaaacaaaaacatttaaatatggaaaaaatagatatactgtatatattagGACAAAGAAGCAAGTATGTATATTTGTGCTACTTAAACGATGATGTTACCATATCTCCCAGTGGAATACTGCCCTCACCACATGTAGTAACTGCGTGTGGTGTCGACCTGGCTGGGTTTGGTCTCTGAGTTgccttctttttccttttcactgTCTGCCTCCCACAGGTTAATGAGAGGAGGGTACAGCTCATTTAACGGTATCGATGAGGTTTTCTGCATATACTTCTTTAGAGAATGGTGataatttttccttttccacCTCTTAGCAGTGTACACACCCAGTAAAACCAGGCTGATGATTGCAAACATTGTTCCCATGACTGCTGCGAGAGCAGTGTTGGTCCCTTGATCAGATATTTCCACTGCGAAGGTCGCTTGCTTCGTTGTAACGTTAACACAGGACTTCTGCGGTTGTTGTTGGATGCTGGATACAGTGAGACACACTTCATACTCggttgctggctgcagatggGTGAGATTGTACTCATGCACGTCCACGGGTACTCTGGCAGTGTACGTAATATGAGGGTTGTCAATTTTCATTGTTGCAGATGACCATTTGAGGTTGGAGGCCATGATGTTTGAACTTATTTTCCAGGAGACAAGGATTGAGTGAGATTCTGTCTGTTTGATGTAGATTTTTAAGAGCTGCGTGTTGTCTAACAGAGTGCCGTTGACCTTTATCGCTGTCACTTTTGTGTCGACTCCTTCAGAGTTTTGAGCCACACAAGTGTACCTGCCAGAGTCTTCAATTTGGATATGGGAAATTCTCAGCGTCCCCTCTTTGCTGAGGCTGTACTTGTCAGATACAGTGTCAGTCATAATCTTGTTTCCCATCGGTGTCACCCAGTAGATTTCAGGCTCAGGCTGGGAAATAGCTCTGCAGTCCAAATCCAAGGTCATTCCAATTTCTAAATTGAGGTGGGTGGGGAAAGTATCATGAGAAATCAGGGGCAAACACTGGTTTAATAACCTTTTCTGCAGCACTTCACGGACATGCATACCCCTGACCTCTGGTGGCATGGAGCAAAACATAGATAGCGGCTCCATAAATCGGACTGTGGTTTTGTTGGAACCCATCCATTGGATGACACAGTCACAACGCAGAGGGTTGCTATGGATGCTGATCTCTCGCAAGTTAGGGAGAACATCCACACTGGACTGATAGAGGGCATTTAGGGCGTTGTTGTTTAGCATTAGGCTCTCCAAAGCTGGGACATCCCGAAAGGCCTGGCGATTAATATAGGAGAACTTAGGGTTGTTTGTTGCTTCTAGTTTAGTGAGCTCAGGAAGATTGTCCAAAGCATAACGGTCAATTGAAACTAACTCTCCCATGTTATTTATCCCTAATTCTTTCAATCTAAGCATGTTCTTGAAATCGCCCTCCTGAATCTTGTGCactggatttttgtttaaatccaGAAATTTCAGATTAGGTAGTTTCTGAAGGGCTTTCTGAGGTACTCCAACCAGCTTGTTGTCATAGAAGGAGAGGCTCTCGAGATTGTCAAGTCCCACAAAGGCATTTCCAGGAATATCTTTCAAATCCATTGCAGCTAATACCAGACTTCTCAGATTGCCCAGCGGCTTGAAGTTAAAGTCCATAATTCCAACAACAGGGTTCTCTCCAATCATGAGAATCTCTAGATTTGGCGTAGAATCAAACCACTGACTGTTGATGGTTTTGAGCTTGTTCGAATTAAGGTGAAGCCTGAGTAAATTATGAAGCCCAGAGAAGGCATTGGGAGAAATAGTGCTGATGTGATTGTGGTTGATGTAGAGTTCCTGCAGATTGCTAAGATCTTGCAGACAGTAGTCGGGCATTTCCACGATCTGGTTCTCTTCTAGATGAAGTGTAGTGAGCTGGGACATGTTGGTGAGACCAACATCTTTAATTGTACTGAAGTTATTTTGAGATAGGTCCAGTTCTGTCAGGTTAAAGAGTTGCTCCAGTTCCTCACTGGTCCTGGCAATGTAGTTGCTCTGTAAGAGGAGAACCTGGGTTTCACTGAACAGGTTTCCTGGGATCCGTGTTAGGCGAAGGTCATTGCAATCCACTGTTATGGCTTCTCTGTAGGTGGACTGAGGGGTGAACCAGGGTCGGACCTCACATACACACAGCTGGGGGCACTCATTGCTCTGAACAACAGAAAGTGCTACAGAAACCAGAATCAGGCCAACAAAAACCTGAGGACAGCTGTCTATATTTCGTCTAGCCATGCTGTGAAGGGACAGGAGGATGGTCAGCGGACTTTGGAAGAAGGTTTGTAAGAGTCATGAACCAGACCTGCCACCGATTATGCCTTCAAATGCAAGAAATGGGAGGTTCTAGAGTCAAAGTTAGGGGTAGAAATGACTGGCAAGGATTCTGGTAATGGAGAATTAtctgtaaaagaaagaaaaacatttaaaagttagaGAGGTGAGGAAAAAGAGGAAATCTTGAAACATAAAGTTAGAATTTTCAGAAAACCTACCCAAACTATTGTGTAGGACCATTTTAAAAAGCTATGTGCTTGGGGtgcaacataataaaaaaacaagaagtctGCCCATAAATGTTGAAAAAGCACATAATCTGTAAAATACACGCTGGAGTTTATcacatatacatttttataaaagatAATGTATTTTCATG comes from Girardinichthys multiradiatus isolate DD_20200921_A chromosome 20, DD_fGirMul_XY1, whole genome shotgun sequence and encodes:
- the lrrn1 gene encoding leucine-rich repeat neuronal protein 1, whose translation is MARRNIDSCPQVFVGLILVSVALSVVQSNECPQLCVCEVRPWFTPQSTYREAITVDCNDLRLTRIPGNLFSETQVLLLQSNYIARTSEELEQLFNLTELDLSQNNFSTIKDVGLTNMSQLTTLHLEENQIVEMPDYCLQDLSNLQELYINHNHISTISPNAFSGLHNLLRLHLNSNKLKTINSQWFDSTPNLEILMIGENPVVGIMDFNFKPLGNLRSLVLAAMDLKDIPGNAFVGLDNLESLSFYDNKLVGVPQKALQKLPNLKFLDLNKNPVHKIQEGDFKNMLRLKELGINNMGELVSIDRYALDNLPELTKLEATNNPKFSYINRQAFRDVPALESLMLNNNALNALYQSSVDVLPNLREISIHSNPLRCDCVIQWMGSNKTTVRFMEPLSMFCSMPPEVRGMHVREVLQKRLLNQCLPLISHDTFPTHLNLEIGMTLDLDCRAISQPEPEIYWVTPMGNKIMTDTVSDKYSLSKEGTLRISHIQIEDSGRYTCVAQNSEGVDTKVTAIKVNGTLLDNTQLLKIYIKQTESHSILVSWKISSNIMASNLKWSSATMKIDNPHITYTARVPVDVHEYNLTHLQPATEYEVCLTVSSIQQQPQKSCVNVTTKQATFAVEISDQGTNTALAAVMGTMFAIISLVLLGVYTAKRWKRKNYHHSLKKYMQKTSSIPLNELYPPLINLWEADSEKEKEGNSETKPSQVDTTRSYYMW